Sequence from the Candidatus Kinetoplastibacterium galatii TCC219 genome:
CACCGACCCTAGCATGTTGAAGATCTCTAATACCAGCAACGACAAAACCAACATCACCAGATGATAAAGAATTCCTTAATTCTGTCTTAGGTGTAAATACTCCTGTTTGTTCACATATATAAGTACAATTAGTAGACATAAATAGAATCTTATCTTTTGGTTTTAGAACTCCATTTTTAATTCTAACTAAAGCAACTACTCCTATATAACTATCAAACCAAGAATCTATAATCAATGCCTGTAAAGGTTCGTTAAAAGAGCCTTTAGGAGCAGGTATTTTTGTAACTATTAGCTCTAAAATATCATCTATTCCTAATCCCGTTTTTGCGCTTATAGAAATAGCATCTTTAGAATCTATACCTATGAAATCCTCAATCTCTTTTTTAACACTATCAGGATCAGATTGAGGTAAATCAATTTTATTGAGCACTGGAAAAACCTCAACACCCAAATCGATAGCCATATAACAATTAGCAACAGTCTGGGCCTCTACACCTTGAGATGCATCAACAACCAATAAAGCACCTTCGCATGCAGAAAGAGAACGACTAACCTCATATGAGAAATCTACATGACCTGGTGTATCTATCATATTCAATTTATACGTAATACCATCTTTTGCAATATAATTCAGACAGACAGTTTGTGCCTTAATTGTTATCCCACGCTCTCTTTCTATATCCATAGAGTCTAATATCTGATTAGACATTTCTCTCTCTACCAAGCCACCACATTTCTGTATTAAACGATCGGCTAAGGTTGATTTGCCATGATCAATATGTGCAATAATGGAAAAATTACGAATGTGTTTCATAAATCAAATACTTTTCATATTATAAATTAGATGTAATTTTAAAAATATATAATTCTATTTAAATTTTATAGGTACCCATTGAGTTTGTTCACCACGTCTTACAAGTAAAGCTATGGATTTGCTTTTACTAAGGGCCTTAAGATGTTTCTCAAAATCCTTAACTCCATTTATACAATACTCATTAATGGCAAGTATAATATCTCCTTGTTTCAAGCCACAAGAAGCTGATATTCCAAATGATCCTTTTACTAATAATCCGCCATTTATGCGTAAACTTGAGCAAATATCGTTAGGTAAATTTGAGACTTTCAGACCAATATTATCAAAAACAACAGAATCTTTGTCTAATTCATGATTATTTTCAACAATACAAGCTTTATCAAACTGAAATTCTCCTATTTTAATGTCTAGCATTATTTTTTTTCCATGACGAAAGACAATTAAGGTAGATTTGCTTCCTGGTTTTGCTTGTCCAACTATACGAGGTAAATCTGTGTATTTTTTTATATTCTCATTATTGAAACTTAAGATAACATCACCAGCAACAACACCCGCAATATCTGCTGGACTACCGTGCTCAACATAACTAACCAAGGCGCCGTAAGGTTTTATTAATCCAAGAGCATCAGCAACTTCTTTACTTATCTCTCCTATATGTACTCCAATTCTTCCGCGTATAACCTTACCTGACAATCGTAATTGGTCTGCAACTCTCATAGCTTCATCTATTGGTATAGACAGAGAAATACCCATGAATCCGCCACTACGTGATATTATTTGAGAATTTACTCCAATCACTTCACCATTTAAATTCAGTAAAGGACCTCCAGAATTTCCAGGGTTAACTGCTACATCAGCCTGTATAAATGATAAATACTCACCAGTATCTCTACCTATAGCACTCACAATACCAGCAGTAACTGTAGAATCCAATCCAAATGGAGAACCTATTGCTAAAACCCATTGTCCTTTTTTAACTAAGTCAACTCTTCCTATTGACACAGGTTTAGTATTCTTACTATCTATTTTTAGTAAAGCAATATCTGTACGATCATCTGCCCCAATAACTTTCGCTGTAAACTCTTTACCATCATCAAGAGTAACAATTATTTCTGTTGAGTCTATAACAACATGATTATTAGTTAATATATAGCCATCATCAGAAATAAAAAAACCAGACCCCATTCCTCTCGGAATTGTTTTCTCTTCATTAGTCTGCGGAGGATAAATAGGAATAGGTTGTTGTAATTGTGGACCAAAAAACCATCTGAAAAAATCATAAGGATCATTATTAAAACCACTACTATCTCTATTTGTTATATTTGTCATAGTGCGTATATTAACAACAGAGGACTCTACTTTTTCAACAATACTTGTAAAATCTGGTAAATTTAAAGAATGATTATTTGTTAAACCAACTATAGTTTGCGCATAGGAAGAAATATAGCACTGAGCTATGCACAATTTTATTATAATTAACGTTGACAAAAATATCCTAGAGCTAGAAAACTTAGATACTTTAATTTCCAACATTTATAAATCCTCATTTTAAAATATAACAAGTAAGAAAATAATATAACTAATTAAGAAAAAGTGTATTACCTAAAATTACAAGTATCATTCCAGTGAAACTACTTTTAAAAACCAA
This genomic interval carries:
- a CDS encoding Do family serine endopeptidase; protein product: MLEIKVSKFSSSRIFLSTLIIIKLCIAQCYISSYAQTIVGLTNNHSLNLPDFTSIVEKVESSVVNIRTMTNITNRDSSGFNNDPYDFFRWFFGPQLQQPIPIYPPQTNEEKTIPRGMGSGFFISDDGYILTNNHVVIDSTEIIVTLDDGKEFTAKVIGADDRTDIALLKIDSKNTKPVSIGRVDLVKKGQWVLAIGSPFGLDSTVTAGIVSAIGRDTGEYLSFIQADVAVNPGNSGGPLLNLNGEVIGVNSQIISRSGGFMGISLSIPIDEAMRVADQLRLSGKVIRGRIGVHIGEISKEVADALGLIKPYGALVSYVEHGSPADIAGVVAGDVILSFNNENIKKYTDLPRIVGQAKPGSKSTLIVFRHGKKIMLDIKIGEFQFDKACIVENNHELDKDSVVFDNIGLKVSNLPNDICSSLRINGGLLVKGSFGISASCGLKQGDIILAINEYCINGVKDFEKHLKALSKSKSIALLVRRGEQTQWVPIKFK